One Terriglobia bacterium DNA segment encodes these proteins:
- a CDS encoding glycosyltransferase family 39 protein, whose protein sequence is MVMWSGLKEEDGRPEPWAALAALMVVAAVLRAIGLDRDLWLDELYTLIQTVRRPLWEILTLFPGDNQHMFYSVLARISVLLFGEHPWTLRLPSVMFGVGAVPALYFLARELTTRREALLAATVLTVSYHHVWFSQNARGYTGMLFWTLLCTTYLLRGLRSVKQSHWVAYAVAAALGTYTHLTMVFVVVSHAAVCAWLLLFPSKKGADRLADWKLPAMGITLAGVFTLVLYSPVLLQVRAYFNKPSRLEGVSTPVWAFWETLRGLRIGLGAEAGVAVAGALFAAGLVSYWRQSRVAAAVFVLPGLVTAAGALIARGTMYPRFYFYLLGFGVLILVRGAMVTGAALAGKMSREAATSATGIEWGTVLVALLIVVSAVSLVRNYRYPKQDYGGALRFVETRVQTGEPVVTAGGIGYVYREYYGRHWAQVDSAPQLETIRGQGRRVWVLYMFPMYLERGSPELMAAIRRTCSAQQVFPGTVGGGEIFVCVAEPDRGPTRRDR, encoded by the coding sequence ATGGTGATGTGGTCGGGGCTCAAGGAAGAGGACGGCAGGCCGGAGCCGTGGGCGGCGCTCGCCGCGTTGATGGTGGTGGCGGCAGTGCTTCGCGCCATCGGACTCGACCGCGACCTGTGGCTCGACGAGCTGTACACGCTGATCCAAACGGTGCGGCGACCCTTGTGGGAGATCCTGACGCTCTTCCCGGGCGACAACCAGCACATGTTTTACTCGGTGCTGGCACGGATCTCAGTGCTGTTGTTTGGCGAACACCCGTGGACCCTTCGGCTGCCGTCGGTGATGTTCGGCGTGGGCGCCGTGCCGGCGCTTTACTTCCTGGCGCGAGAATTGACCACACGGCGGGAAGCGCTGCTGGCGGCGACGGTGCTGACCGTTTCCTACCATCACGTATGGTTTTCGCAAAACGCACGCGGCTACACCGGAATGCTCTTCTGGACGCTGCTGTGCACGACCTATCTCCTGCGCGGATTGCGCAGCGTGAAGCAATCCCATTGGGTGGCATACGCCGTGGCGGCAGCGCTGGGGACTTACACCCACCTGACGATGGTCTTTGTGGTAGTGAGCCACGCAGCCGTCTGCGCATGGCTGCTGCTCTTCCCCTCGAAAAAAGGAGCCGACCGGCTCGCCGACTGGAAGCTGCCGGCGATGGGGATAACGCTCGCTGGCGTGTTCACGCTAGTGCTCTACTCCCCTGTGCTATTGCAAGTGCGGGCATACTTCAACAAGCCGTCAAGGCTTGAAGGAGTCTCCACGCCGGTCTGGGCGTTTTGGGAAACGCTGCGCGGATTGCGAATCGGACTAGGCGCGGAGGCGGGAGTCGCAGTGGCGGGAGCGCTGTTTGCGGCGGGGCTGGTGAGCTACTGGCGGCAGTCACGAGTGGCGGCAGCGGTGTTCGTGTTGCCCGGGCTGGTGACGGCGGCGGGCGCGCTCATCGCGCGCGGGACGATGTATCCGCGATTCTATTTTTACCTGTTGGGTTTCGGAGTGCTCATCCTGGTGCGAGGGGCGATGGTGACGGGTGCGGCGCTGGCCGGGAAAATGAGCCGCGAAGCTGCAACGAGCGCGACCGGGATTGAATGGGGCACGGTCCTGGTAGCGTTGCTGATCGTGGTTTCGGCTGTCTCGCTGGTGCGTAATTACCGCTATCCGAAGCAGGACTATGGGGGAGCACTGCGGTTTGTAGAAACGCGAGTACAAACGGGAGAACCGGTGGTGACGGCGGGTGGAATCGGCTATGTTTATCGGGAATACTACGGGCGGCACTGGGCGCAGGTGGATAGCGCCCCGCAGCTTGAAACGATCCGTGGTCAAGGGCGGCGTGTCTGGGTGCTGTACATGTTTCCGATGTATCTCGAACGCGGGTCGCCGGAGCTGATGGCCGCGATCCGGCGCACCTGCTCAGCGCAGCAGGTGTTCCCGGGGACGGTGGGCGGGGGCGAGATTTTCGTTTGCGTGGCCGAACCGGATCGCGGGCCGACACGTCGAGATCGGTGA
- a CDS encoding glycosyltransferase family 2 protein: MKLVIQIPCFNEAQTLPATVAALPRKISGVDQIEYLVVDDGSSDRTPEVARECGVHHVVCLPHHMGLAVAFSAGLEASVRLGADVIVNTDADNQYESQDIPRLLEPILAGRAELVVGDRGVAELPEFSPLKRRLQRLGSWVISQAAGVRTPDATSGFRAITRTAALRTVVLSGYSYTLETLIQAGARRMAIEYVPVRTNPKTRPSRLMRGIPHYIAKSGGTILRAYTMYRPLRVFTILGTLLIVLGMLPGIRFLYLKSIGQGIGHVQSLILGAILFTVGFQVLLIGLAADLIACNRKILEELLYRMRRLEMSNPEAADANPNADPACQTAKIPK; the protein is encoded by the coding sequence ATGAAACTTGTCATTCAAATCCCGTGCTTCAATGAGGCGCAAACCCTGCCGGCCACCGTCGCGGCGCTGCCGCGGAAGATCAGCGGCGTGGATCAGATCGAATACCTCGTGGTGGACGACGGCAGCAGCGACCGGACGCCGGAAGTCGCGCGCGAGTGCGGGGTGCATCACGTCGTCTGCCTGCCGCACCACATGGGACTGGCGGTGGCATTCTCCGCCGGGCTCGAAGCAAGCGTCCGGCTGGGTGCGGACGTGATCGTGAACACGGACGCCGACAATCAGTATGAGTCCCAGGATATCCCTCGGCTGCTGGAGCCGATCCTCGCGGGGCGCGCGGAGCTGGTGGTCGGCGACCGGGGAGTAGCGGAGTTGCCGGAATTTTCGCCCCTGAAGCGGCGGCTGCAACGGCTGGGAAGCTGGGTGATCTCGCAGGCCGCCGGAGTGCGCACGCCGGACGCGACGAGCGGCTTCCGTGCAATCACGCGCACGGCTGCGTTGCGCACCGTCGTATTGAGCGGTTACTCGTACACGCTGGAAACGCTGATCCAGGCGGGTGCGCGGCGGATGGCGATCGAATACGTGCCGGTACGCACCAACCCGAAGACGCGGCCCTCGCGGCTGATGCGAGGTATTCCGCACTACATCGCGAAATCGGGCGGCACGATCCTGCGCGCTTACACGATGTACCGGCCGCTGCGGGTATTCACGATTCTCGGGACGCTGCTGATCGTATTGGGTATGTTGCCGGGGATCCGGTTCCTTTACCTGAAATCCATCGGGCAGGGCATCGGGCACGTACAATCGCTCATTCTCGGCGCCATCCTGTTCACGGTCGGGTTTCAGGTGTTGCTGATCGGGTTGGCGGCCGACCTGATCGCTTGCAACCGCAAGATCCTGGAAGAGCTGCTCTACCGGATGCGGCGGCTGGAAATGAGCAATCCCGAGGCCGCTGACGCCAATCCGAATGCGGATCCCGCATGCCAGACCGCAAAGATCCCAAAGTGA
- a CDS encoding flippase-like domain-containing protein — protein sequence MPDRKDPKVTPKRKWLIASLRLMGSAVVLTLLFLLLPRESLWAAIKRLTPGVWLMTLVAYLLLHLLGITKWRMMVNLAGGGLSYVGAVRCYYAGLFGSIYLPSIVGGDVVRAGLGLRIVRSKIGLLLGSLVDRIQDLLALLIVAAIGAFLLPRQLDAQSRRIFWLVAAAFVAGLLGLMALLAVLPARRFSFRMRRRIVRVRQGIRAGSRRPQIMLLSLLLGISLQIGLTLLNAFLADACGLHIAWTVWLFAWPLSKMAAMMPISQGGIGVREATLVALLAPFGATSALAFAAGLVFQTILISGGLVSGLIAMALGRGSLLAAGNDGQVPRDQKTIA from the coding sequence ATGCCAGACCGCAAAGATCCCAAAGTGACGCCGAAACGGAAGTGGCTGATCGCATCCTTGCGCTTGATGGGCAGCGCGGTGGTGCTGACGCTGCTGTTCCTTTTGCTGCCCCGGGAGAGCCTGTGGGCGGCGATCAAGCGCCTGACGCCGGGGGTATGGCTGATGACGCTGGTCGCATACCTGTTGCTGCACCTGCTGGGAATCACGAAATGGAGGATGATGGTCAACCTGGCCGGAGGCGGCCTCAGCTACGTTGGGGCGGTGCGCTGCTATTACGCGGGGCTATTCGGGAGCATCTATCTGCCGTCGATCGTCGGCGGGGACGTGGTGCGTGCGGGACTGGGACTGCGCATTGTGCGGTCGAAGATCGGGCTGCTGCTGGGCAGCCTGGTGGACCGGATCCAAGACCTGCTGGCGCTGTTGATCGTAGCCGCGATCGGAGCGTTCTTGCTGCCGCGGCAGCTGGACGCGCAGAGCCGGCGGATCTTCTGGCTTGTGGCGGCAGCGTTTGTGGCGGGACTCCTGGGACTGATGGCATTGTTGGCCGTGCTGCCGGCGAGAAGGTTCTCGTTCCGGATGCGGCGGCGGATCGTGCGGGTGCGCCAGGGCATCCGGGCGGGGTCGCGGCGCCCGCAGATCATGCTGCTTTCGCTCTTGCTCGGCATCTCATTGCAGATCGGGCTGACGCTGCTGAATGCATTCCTGGCCGACGCGTGCGGTCTGCATATCGCTTGGACGGTGTGGCTGTTCGCCTGGCCGCTGTCGAAGATGGCGGCGATGATGCCCATCAGCCAGGGCGGGATCGGCGTGCGAGAGGCCACGTTGGTGGCGCTGCTGGCGCCGTTCGGCGCGACGTCGGCGCTGGCGTTCGCGGCCGGGCTGGTGTTTCAGACGATCCTCATCAGCGGTGGATTGGTGAGCGGATTGATCGCAATGGCGCTCGGCCGAGGCTCCCTGCTGGCCGCGGGGAACGACGGACAGGTCCCCCGCGACCAAAAAACCATCGCTTGA
- a CDS encoding FAD-dependent oxidoreductase — translation MTPDTPKPGKPDPGAHTLDAMCRPRRAPEGDRSKQQVVILGAGPAGVGAAFQLQRTAIAQATVLEQSGSVGGIAGSFQLEGVYCDHGSHRLHPAVDPAILRDLQSLLGEDLRLRVRHGRIRLQGRWIHFPLKPVDLLLRLPKRFAFGVGADLVRKILPHGTQGPETFASVLERGLGRTICQEFYFPYARKLWGVAPEELAPTTAKRRVSGSSLGKMFRKILSQVPGLKPARAGKFFYPRRGYGQLSECLAEAAQKAGAEIVFGARVTSIERQGNRITGVRYQKEEKEIMLPAQHVWSTLPVTLLVRLMRPEAPPEVLEAANSLCYRGMVLVYLVLEQDRFSGFDAYYFPEASMPVSRMSEPKNFFGSEEPRGTTVLCAELPCDPGGPYWELSDAELGKKLCQWLEGAGLPVRAPIRRVYTRRVRQAYPVYRRGYEEHLERMDRWLEGLDGLLHYGRQALFAHDNTHHALYMAYAAADCFAADGTFDEERWHGFRRVFETHVVED, via the coding sequence ATGACACCCGACACACCCAAACCCGGAAAGCCTGACCCCGGAGCGCACACGTTGGACGCCATGTGCCGCCCGCGTCGAGCACCGGAGGGAGACCGGAGCAAGCAGCAGGTGGTGATCCTGGGAGCGGGACCCGCAGGGGTGGGGGCGGCGTTTCAACTCCAGCGGACAGCCATTGCCCAAGCCACGGTGCTCGAGCAGAGCGGCAGCGTGGGCGGAATCGCCGGCAGCTTCCAGCTCGAAGGCGTGTATTGCGACCACGGGAGTCACCGGCTGCACCCTGCAGTGGACCCGGCGATCCTGCGCGATTTGCAGTCGCTGTTGGGAGAAGACCTGCGGCTGCGCGTGCGGCACGGGCGCATCCGTTTGCAAGGCCGGTGGATCCACTTCCCCCTGAAGCCGGTGGATCTGCTGCTGCGGCTGCCCAAGCGGTTTGCGTTCGGTGTGGGTGCGGATCTCGTGCGGAAGATCCTCCCCCATGGCACGCAGGGACCGGAGACGTTCGCATCGGTCCTCGAGCGCGGGCTGGGACGCACGATCTGCCAGGAGTTCTACTTCCCGTACGCACGGAAGCTGTGGGGAGTTGCGCCGGAGGAGCTCGCACCGACCACGGCGAAGCGGCGCGTTTCGGGCAGCTCACTTGGCAAGATGTTCCGCAAGATCCTGTCGCAGGTTCCGGGTTTGAAGCCTGCGCGTGCGGGGAAATTTTTCTATCCGCGGCGCGGATACGGCCAACTGTCCGAATGCCTCGCGGAAGCGGCGCAGAAAGCGGGGGCGGAGATCGTGTTCGGCGCGCGCGTGACGTCCATCGAACGCCAGGGCAACCGCATCACGGGCGTGCGCTACCAGAAGGAAGAAAAGGAAATCATGCTGCCGGCGCAGCATGTTTGGTCGACGCTGCCGGTGACTCTGCTGGTGCGGCTGATGCGGCCCGAGGCGCCTCCGGAAGTGCTCGAGGCCGCGAACAGCCTGTGCTACCGGGGAATGGTGCTCGTCTACCTGGTGCTGGAACAGGACCGGTTCAGCGGGTTCGATGCCTACTACTTCCCGGAAGCGTCCATGCCGGTGTCGCGGATGTCCGAGCCGAAGAATTTCTTTGGCTCGGAGGAGCCGCGCGGGACAACGGTATTGTGCGCCGAGCTGCCGTGCGATCCGGGCGGGCCGTACTGGGAGTTGAGCGACGCGGAGCTGGGCAAGAAATTGTGCCAGTGGCTGGAGGGCGCCGGATTGCCGGTGCGCGCACCCATCCGGCGCGTTTACACGCGACGAGTGCGACAGGCCTACCCGGTCTATCGACGCGGGTACGAAGAGCACCTGGAGCGAATGGATCGATGGCTCGAAGGACTCGATGGGCTGCTGCACTACGGCCGGCAGGCGTTGTTCGCGCACGACAACACGCACCACGCTCTGTACATGGCGTACGCGGCCGCGGATTGTTTCGCGGCGGACGGAACGTTCGATGAAGAACGGTGGCATGGATTCCGCCGGGTCTTCGAGACACATGTGGTTGAAGACTGA
- a CDS encoding glycosyltransferase family 39 protein, with protein sequence MGWRLSSNSATYAALFLIVLLGAFLRIYHVNYQSPWYDEELSLVESHAPLDRIIDFSLGHDSNFPADTQPPFYFYVLHFWFFIFGPGVLQARLLSATAGILSLPMLFLVAKRMYDSHTALLSALLLCVSQLGICYSQEIRPYECLLLIFLVTLYFWLIAVSRRSSLAWCGCVVGMVLMVATHYYGAFAIAGLVAYTALRWRVKRIPVSWIVGAVSGLGVAMLPWLAVVFAGQLKKVSTQRTAPWFAVNRWTLVSTINKFNNGSVKGLLNSAPLWTFAVGGLLFTGPVILMVDRWLRRAETPPAERDSTALLVILIVVSLLAAISGGMVYLPYTVRYVAFCIGPYYILTAAGICRLRPAFIRPVIVVVLLSYSVYALRANYFIPYKENYRDAVAYLSDRARGDDCYAFVPWGRPPLAWSFYTSLPVPKTLIAPDRDLQSAMECPRVWVVFQSRVLARPPKDWQELLQRVEVNRQKRDERQFFWVKVELYDSH encoded by the coding sequence ATGGGCTGGCGACTTTCCTCGAACTCAGCTACTTACGCTGCGCTCTTTCTAATTGTCCTTCTGGGGGCATTTCTCCGGATTTATCATGTCAACTACCAGAGCCCTTGGTACGACGAAGAACTTTCGCTCGTAGAGAGTCATGCGCCACTGGATAGAATAATCGACTTCTCCCTGGGCCATGACTCCAACTTTCCTGCCGATACGCAGCCTCCCTTCTACTTTTACGTGCTACATTTCTGGTTTTTCATTTTTGGCCCTGGCGTGTTGCAAGCCCGCTTATTGTCTGCAACAGCGGGCATATTGTCCCTTCCAATGCTCTTCTTGGTTGCGAAGCGCATGTACGATAGCCATACGGCGCTCCTCTCGGCACTGCTTCTCTGTGTATCTCAGCTGGGAATTTGCTACTCTCAAGAGATACGCCCCTACGAGTGCCTCCTCCTGATTTTCCTGGTGACCCTGTATTTTTGGTTGATTGCCGTGTCTCGGCGCAGCTCATTAGCTTGGTGTGGTTGTGTGGTGGGTATGGTGCTGATGGTTGCCACGCACTACTACGGTGCGTTTGCTATTGCCGGTTTGGTTGCTTACACGGCGCTCCGCTGGAGGGTGAAGCGCATTCCAGTAAGTTGGATTGTCGGTGCGGTATCGGGACTAGGTGTCGCAATGCTGCCGTGGCTCGCAGTCGTGTTTGCAGGACAGCTGAAAAAGGTGTCAACACAGCGGACTGCGCCATGGTTCGCCGTGAACCGGTGGACGCTGGTAAGCACCATCAACAAATTCAATAACGGGTCTGTCAAGGGGCTCTTGAATTCAGCACCGCTCTGGACCTTCGCGGTCGGCGGGCTTCTTTTTACAGGACCAGTGATTCTAATGGTGGACCGTTGGCTGAGGCGAGCAGAGACTCCGCCAGCCGAACGTGACAGCACAGCCTTACTTGTCATCTTAATCGTTGTATCTCTGTTGGCCGCTATTAGCGGAGGAATGGTGTACCTGCCGTATACCGTTCGATACGTGGCATTTTGTATTGGTCCATATTACATTCTCACTGCTGCCGGTATCTGCCGATTGCGGCCGGCTTTCATCAGACCAGTGATTGTTGTCGTGCTTTTGTCCTATAGCGTCTACGCTCTGCGGGCAAACTATTTCATCCCTTACAAGGAAAACTATCGCGATGCAGTAGCATACCTCTCGGATCGTGCCCGGGGCGACGATTGCTACGCGTTTGTACCTTGGGGAAGACCTCCATTGGCATGGTCGTTTTACACATCCTTGCCGGTGCCGAAAACGCTCATTGCTCCGGATCGGGATCTGCAGTCTGCGATGGAGTGCCCCCGGGTCTGGGTAGTTTTCCAGAGCCGAGTGTTGGCTCGGCCTCCGAAAGATTGGCAAGAGTTACTGCAACGAGTGGAGGTGAATCGCCAGAAGAGGGATGAACGGCAATTCTTTTGGGTGAAAGTAGAGCTTTACGATTCGCACTGA
- a CDS encoding oligosaccharide flippase family protein, translating to MRTGSGTLSNPFKNILRLATGDLVAKATSFLAFVYLARVLGVSNFGVLEFAGSVLTYLLLIGDGGLEMWGTREAATTADVPALAARVVPLRLLLASISFLILVLLLPLFPHYPNLRAVLLVYGLTVFAQAFSLKWTFMGQQNMTRVARGLVIGQVVFAVAVVAFIHSAVGLVWVPVFRLVGDLATTIYFARWFRRIHGRLPLRMTLRGMRVILKPAFTIGFSLALGLLNYNFDAVLLGFLRGAAFVAWYNAAYKLLLVGVGVAITYFTGLFPALSRLYVENREGFRLLVRRTAEIWLLFVVPLVVGGTFLADPVIRLLYGTAYASSVGPFRILLWSAALVILRFVYMDSLRATGHQALDLRCAITSASLNVTLNILLIPRFGMIGAATATTFADAIWFVMSYHYFRRAVLPGESFPSLRGPLLGGAAMGSVLWFARSVNWPLQVVVSLIVYLIVQALFGSVRLGPWAEETVQK from the coding sequence ATGCGCACGGGGAGCGGAACACTGTCCAACCCATTCAAGAATATCCTGCGCCTGGCTACAGGCGACCTTGTGGCCAAAGCGACCAGCTTCCTCGCGTTCGTCTATCTGGCGCGAGTCCTCGGTGTATCCAACTTCGGGGTATTGGAGTTCGCCGGCTCAGTTCTCACCTACCTGCTCCTGATCGGCGACGGCGGCCTCGAAATGTGGGGAACACGAGAAGCCGCTACGACCGCCGACGTACCAGCCCTTGCAGCTCGGGTCGTGCCGCTCCGCTTGCTGCTGGCCTCCATCAGTTTCCTGATCCTCGTGTTGCTGCTTCCCCTGTTTCCCCATTACCCCAACCTTCGCGCCGTTCTGCTTGTCTACGGGCTGACCGTCTTCGCCCAGGCGTTCAGCCTGAAGTGGACATTCATGGGGCAGCAGAACATGACTCGAGTGGCTCGCGGGCTGGTGATTGGACAAGTAGTCTTCGCTGTGGCAGTTGTCGCATTCATCCACAGCGCTGTCGGGCTGGTCTGGGTTCCCGTATTCCGGCTGGTGGGCGATCTGGCAACCACGATCTACTTCGCCCGGTGGTTTCGCCGGATTCACGGCCGCCTGCCTCTCCGCATGACCCTGCGCGGGATGCGCGTCATTCTCAAGCCTGCGTTTACCATCGGATTCTCCCTGGCCTTGGGCCTGCTGAACTACAACTTCGACGCCGTTCTCCTGGGATTCCTGCGAGGGGCGGCATTCGTTGCCTGGTATAACGCAGCATACAAACTGCTATTGGTCGGCGTCGGTGTGGCAATTACCTATTTCACCGGACTGTTTCCTGCTCTATCGCGCCTCTACGTTGAGAACCGGGAGGGGTTCCGTCTCTTAGTGCGTCGCACCGCCGAAATCTGGCTTCTTTTCGTCGTGCCCCTGGTGGTGGGAGGCACGTTTCTCGCCGATCCCGTCATCCGGTTGCTGTATGGCACGGCTTATGCGAGTTCGGTAGGTCCGTTCAGAATACTGCTCTGGTCGGCCGCACTGGTCATTCTGCGCTTTGTGTACATGGACTCACTTCGCGCCACCGGCCACCAGGCTCTCGACCTGCGTTGCGCCATCACTTCTGCCAGCCTGAACGTCACCTTGAACATCTTGCTGATACCGCGTTTCGGGATGATCGGCGCGGCCACGGCCACGACCTTTGCCGATGCGATTTGGTTCGTTATGTCGTATCACTATTTCCGTCGTGCCGTGCTGCCAGGCGAATCGTTCCCGTCCCTCCGCGGGCCGCTGCTCGGGGGTGCCGCTATGGGTTCAGTATTGTGGTTCGCGCGATCCGTGAACTGGCCTTTGCAAGTTGTCGTGAGTCTGATTGTGTACTTGATTGTGCAAGCGCTCTTCGGCAGTGTCAGACTTGGTCCCTGGGCCGAAGAGACCGTGCAAAAGTAG
- a CDS encoding UDP-glucose/GDP-mannose dehydrogenase family protein, translating into MHLTVVGSGYVGLVTTACFADMGHEIVCVDNDLQKIALLRGGSVPIHEQYLSELLVRHRGTRITFSDSLPEAVRNSDAVFIAVGTPQAEQGEADLSYVESVARELARHVNSYKVVVEKSTVPVFTHGWVRKTLLLNGASPDAFDVASNPEFLREGTAVSDFLYPDRIVIGTDSERCTSLLKEIYLPLTSGQYYQDPHLVPRPQGARIPPPLIVTSAKSAEIIKHACNAFLAMKISFINAVANICESVGADVRQVCQGIGSDARIGPRFLNPGIGYGGSCFPKDLAAFQAVARNCGYDFRLLEEISSINQEQRQRFLRKVRSALWNLRGKRLAVLGLAYKGGTDDIRESPAVALVQMLLKEGCELRVYDPAAMPRAREVLPAGVTFSDSPYDAAKGAAALLILTDWPEFAALDLQRLRSLLDHPFVLDGRNLYDPGVMAAAGILYYSVGRPDPHPKVEALSARMNPMPEQ; encoded by the coding sequence ATGCATCTTACGGTGGTCGGTTCGGGCTATGTGGGTCTGGTAACAACGGCATGTTTCGCAGACATGGGACACGAAATCGTCTGCGTCGACAATGATTTGCAGAAGATCGCGCTCCTGCGGGGCGGCAGTGTTCCCATCCACGAGCAATATCTGTCGGAACTGCTGGTCCGCCATCGCGGCACGCGCATCACGTTTTCCGACTCGTTGCCCGAGGCCGTCCGGAACAGCGACGCCGTTTTCATCGCCGTGGGTACGCCTCAGGCGGAGCAAGGCGAGGCAGATCTCTCCTACGTCGAATCCGTAGCCCGCGAACTGGCTCGTCACGTCAACAGTTACAAGGTAGTGGTGGAGAAGAGTACCGTCCCCGTCTTCACGCACGGCTGGGTCCGCAAGACCCTGCTGCTCAATGGCGCATCCCCGGACGCCTTCGACGTCGCCTCCAATCCTGAGTTCTTGCGCGAAGGCACCGCGGTCAGCGATTTCCTCTATCCTGACCGCATCGTCATCGGCACCGACAGCGAACGCTGTACCTCCCTGCTGAAGGAGATCTACCTCCCGCTGACCAGCGGCCAGTATTACCAGGACCCCCACCTGGTCCCGCGTCCCCAAGGTGCCCGGATTCCCCCGCCCCTGATTGTTACCAGCGCCAAGAGTGCGGAAATCATCAAGCACGCCTGCAACGCCTTCCTGGCGATGAAAATCTCCTTCATCAACGCCGTGGCCAATATCTGTGAGTCCGTGGGCGCTGACGTCCGCCAGGTTTGCCAGGGAATCGGGAGCGATGCGCGCATCGGCCCGCGCTTCCTCAATCCTGGGATCGGCTACGGCGGCTCGTGTTTCCCCAAAGATCTGGCGGCTTTTCAGGCGGTGGCGCGGAATTGCGGTTACGACTTCCGCCTGCTGGAGGAGATCTCAAGCATCAATCAGGAGCAGCGCCAACGCTTTCTGCGCAAGGTGCGCAGCGCCCTCTGGAACCTGCGAGGCAAGCGCCTTGCCGTTCTTGGCCTGGCTTATAAGGGCGGCACCGACGACATTCGCGAGTCCCCTGCCGTCGCCCTGGTGCAGATGCTGCTGAAGGAAGGTTGCGAGCTAAGGGTGTACGATCCTGCAGCCATGCCTCGCGCCCGCGAGGTTCTGCCTGCCGGCGTGACCTTCTCCGATTCCCCATACGACGCCGCCAAGGGCGCTGCTGCCCTTCTCATCCTCACAGACTGGCCGGAATTCGCCGCCCTCGACCTGCAGCGCCTGCGTTCGCTGCTCGACCATCCATTCGTGCTCGATGGCCGCAATCTCTACGATCCTGGGGTGATGGCCGCTGCCGGAATCCTCTATTACAGCGTGGGCCGCCCCGATCCCCACCCCAAGGTTGAGGCGTTGAGCGCACGTATGAACCCGATGCCGGAACAGTAA
- a CDS encoding SDR family oxidoreductase — MRAVVTGGAGFLGSHLCEYLLEKGWDVLCLDNLVTGEEANVAHLGGDSRFRMSKQDVSRSVQVEGVVDYVLHFASPASPPDYMRLPLETLRVGAYGVDNALSLAQAKGAKFLLASTSECYGDPEVSPQPESYWGHVNPVGPRSVYDEAKRFSEAMTMAYQRSHGLDTRIARIFNTYGPRMRLNDGRALPNFIYQALTGQPITVYGDGSQTRSFCYVSDLIDGIYRLMQVEEAEPVNLGTPQEITILEFAERVRELTGASVPIVLRPLPVDDPKRRCPDISKARRLLHWEPKVDLDEGLRRTLQYFRRQVAAGRGQAEAGCNPSA, encoded by the coding sequence ATGCGCGCAGTGGTCACCGGTGGAGCGGGATTCCTGGGCTCACACCTCTGCGAGTACCTCCTGGAGAAGGGCTGGGACGTGCTCTGCCTGGACAACCTAGTGACCGGCGAGGAGGCCAACGTCGCCCATCTGGGGGGAGATTCGCGATTTCGCATGTCCAAGCAGGATGTGAGCCGCTCCGTACAGGTGGAGGGTGTGGTGGATTACGTGCTGCACTTTGCTTCTCCGGCAAGCCCACCGGACTACATGCGGCTGCCGCTGGAGACGCTGCGCGTGGGGGCCTATGGCGTGGACAATGCCCTGTCGCTGGCACAGGCGAAGGGGGCAAAATTCCTGCTAGCCTCCACCTCGGAATGCTATGGCGATCCGGAAGTGAGTCCGCAGCCGGAGAGCTACTGGGGGCATGTGAATCCCGTCGGGCCGCGCAGCGTGTATGACGAAGCCAAGCGCTTTTCCGAGGCCATGACCATGGCCTACCAGCGCAGCCACGGCCTGGACACGCGGATCGCGCGCATCTTCAACACCTACGGGCCGCGCATGCGGCTGAATGACGGGCGCGCTCTGCCCAACTTTATTTACCAAGCGCTCACCGGGCAGCCGATCACGGTGTACGGCGATGGCTCGCAGACACGCAGTTTCTGCTACGTCTCCGACTTGATCGATGGAATTTACCGGCTGATGCAAGTCGAGGAGGCTGAACCGGTCAACTTGGGCACCCCGCAGGAGATCACCATCCTGGAATTCGCCGAGCGGGTGCGGGAGCTGACGGGGGCGAGCGTGCCTATCGTGTTGCGACCTTTGCCGGTGGATGACCCCAAGCGGCGCTGTCCCGATATCAGCAAGGCACGGCGGTTGCTGCACTGGGAGCCTAAGGTGGACCTGGACGAAGGCCTGCGTCGAACGCTGCAGTACTTCCGCAGGCAGGTAGCAGCAGGACGAGGGCAAGCAGAAGCAGGCTGCAACCCATCGGCGTGA